One segment of Rosa chinensis cultivar Old Blush chromosome 6, RchiOBHm-V2, whole genome shotgun sequence DNA contains the following:
- the LOC112172752 gene encoding eisosome protein SEG2, which translates to MGCFLACFGSSKDKSRRNQQRYRVQHREQRYTSFEPVQSAVSSVPVWENPISPELKYEKPISPELKCEKPISPELKDEKPISVELKEEKPRSPELEEVRDKPVDQLSFITRKKVTFDSNVQTYEHVAINESTDLLFDSKECQKEEGKTLKESSQSKTSSEDGSITSSSGSYPPNHRYQNCRDSDDEDEPLDYDEDSDLDDDDDDDDLEDDTDDNGELEYEDEIVDSKRGTQVMAEDSDSAMPKKPTGLNYSARDRSDYVHAVLNPVENLTQWKAVKAKKTTVMKPQKENFTPADEPRISFSSEPIFKEVSSSFKSLKRQPGQARNSNQEMAVDASLSNWLGSSESTPINKTSTISLDTATPEKSMSYGSPHSATSHEDRPILGALTVEELRQFSASSSPRKSPSRSPDEMAIIGTVGSYWNDHTGPAKGSGASSYKGIPNTTSKYREDRRVNWHSTPFETRLERALNRGAADAYSSSHTPHGL; encoded by the exons ATGGGTTGCTTTCTTGCATGTTTTGGTTCTTCCAAAGATAAAAGCCGCAGGAATCAACAGAGGTACAGGGTTCAGCACCGAGAACAA AGATATACAAGTTTTGAGCCTGTTCAATCTGCTGTCTCTTCTGTGCCGGTTTGGGAAAACCCCATTAGCCCTGAATTGAAATATGAAAAACCCATCAGCCCGGAATTGAAATGTGAAAAACCCATCAGCCCAGAATTGAAGGATGAAAAACCCATCAGCGtggaattgaaggaagaaaaacCCCGTAGCCCAGAATTGGAAGAAGTTAG GGATAAGCCGGTGGATCAACTGAGCTTCATTACTAGAAAGAAAGTTACTTTTGATTCTAATGTCCAAACCTATGAGCATGTTGCAATCAACGAATCCACGGATCTTTTATTCGATAGTAAAGAGTGTCAGAAAGAGGAGgggaaaaccttgaaagaaTCAAGCCAATCCAAGACTTCGTCTGAAGATGGTTCCATCACTTCTAGCTCAGGGTCATACCCTCCTAATCATAGGTACCAGAATTGCAGGGACAGTGACGATGAAGATGAACCATTAGACTATGATGAGGACAGTGATctcgatgatgatgatgatgatgatgatcttgaGGATGACACTGATGATAATGGGGAACTAGAGTATGAAGATGAAATTGTAGACTCGAAGAGAGGGACACAAGTAATGGCTGAGGATTCTGATAGTGCAATGCCGAAAAAGCCAACTGGGCTAAACTACAGTGCTCGTGATAGGAGTGATTATGTTCATGCTGTGCTTAACCCGGTTGAAAATCTCACACAATGGAAAGCTGTCAAAGCCAAAAAGACAACAGTAATGAAGCCTCAGAAGGAGAATTTCACCCCAGCTGATGAACCCCGGATTTCGTTCAGTTCAGAGCCAATTTTTAAGGAAGTATCGTCGAGTTTCAAATCACTTAAGAGGCAACCTGGTCAGGCCAGGAATTCTAACCAAGAAATGGCAGTTGATGCTAGCCTGTCAAATTGGTTGGGTTCATCAGAATCTACACCTATTAACAAGACTAGCACAATATCTCTGGACACTGCTACACCTGAGAAAAGCATGTCCTACGGATCACCACACTCGGCAACAAGCCACGAAGATAGACCAATTTTAGGTGCGTTAACAGTTGAAGAGCTGAGACAGTTTTCAGCTTCATCTTCGCCGCGGAAGTCACCCAGTAGAAGCCCTGATGAGATGGCCATAATTGGGACTGTTGGGAGCTACTGGAATGATCACACTGGTCCTGCCAAGGGTTCTGGCGCCTCCTCTTACAAAGGAATACCGAACACGACCAGCAAGTACAGAGAG GATAGAAGAGTCAACTGGCACTCTACCCCATTTGAGACACGGTTGGAAAGAGCTTTGAATAGAGGTGCTGCAGATGCTTACTCTTCTTCTCATACGCCTCATGGTTTGTGA
- the LOC112173704 gene encoding MDIS1-interacting receptor like kinase 2, with the protein MKAVQETPLHLLLHIFLLFLLPLQATSSQRIQAEALLQWKNSFTSSPPSLNSWSLTNLNNLCNWSAIVCNHNTKTVSEIHLANFNITAALAQFNFNKFFDLTHFNVSGNNFSGPIPSAIGNLTKLTTLDLGNNTLEREVPSEMGKLTELRFLSLNNNYLSGTIPYQLDNLKKVQYLLLGGNHLDTPDWSKFSGFPLLSYLDLYGNNLDSEFPEFISECRNLTFLDLSGNLLTGQIPKLVVTNLVKLESLNLTDNRFQGPFPYNFPNIKHLYLESNNFSGSIPEDFSLISGLQFISLYNNSLEGKIPSSVGQLRELQHLDLGWNSLNSSIPSKLGLCTNLTYLSLAMNKLSGKIPAEIGLLTKLDLLRLGGNNFSGSIPSEIGNLKVLRQLKLWGNQLSGPIPMKLWNLTNLQKLSLGNNSFNGHIPPEIGLLTKLDLLWLGENNFSGSIPSEIGNLKVLRELTLWGNQLSGPIPMKLWNLTNLRYMGLSKNNLSGPIPPEIGNMSSLLHFQVSVNQLEGELPKTISHLRNLEGFSVFTNRFWGTIPSDFGKYSPNLTFIQLAWNSFSGELPPELCIGFALQQLIVNSNNFTGQLPECLRNCSALTRVRLEVNQFTGNITNAFGVHPHLEVIYLSHNKFVGQLSPQWGECKNITDMQMDGNRISGQIPPELGQLRQLHKLNLGSNEFSGEFPVAIGNLSLLFILNLSRNYLTGVIPRFLGKLTWLEFLDLSDNKFTGVLPVDPGTFERLISLNISHNKLSGGIPEEIGNLHLQYLLDLSSNTFSGSLPLNLAKLIMLEILNVSHNQLFGNIPSIFSRMDSLIGIDFSYNNLTGPIPTGGIFQKKLPNNAFIGNSGLCGEIEGLTPCTLGPKKSSKKILVGVLVSIFGLLLMVTISAVILKFCKKSKPGEIDHPKMSKSFDTSIWGRHGKLAFSEIITATENFDEKYLIGRGGFGSVYKAVLDRGRVVAVKKLNMSVESSDDIPESNRKSFENEIRTLTEVRHINVIKLYGFCSWNGCLYLVYEYAERGSLKMVLYGVEGEGEVLGWGTRVNIVQGIAHAISHLHNNCSHPIVHRDITFSNILLDRDFVPRLSDFGTARLLSSNSSNWTAVAGTYGYMAPELAFTMQVTDKCDVYSFGVVALEIMMGRHPGELLTSLSENGELLLKDLLDQRLHSPSSQLAVRVVSSVTMALACASTNPESRPTMQFVAKELSSTRIWTCLSEPLSTVTINKLASFHN; encoded by the exons ATGAAAGCAGTTCAGGAGACTCCTCTGCATCTCCTCCTTCATATATTCTTGCTCTTTTTGCTACCATTGCAGGCCACGTCATCACAAAGAATACAAGCTGAAGCTCTCCTACAATGGAAGAACAGCTTTACTTCTTCACCACCTTCCCTGAATTCATGGTCGCTCACAAACCTAAACAACCTGTGCAACTGGTCTGCCATTGTCTGCAACCACAATACCAAAACAGTTTCCGAAATTCACCTTGCAAACTTCAACATCACCGCAGCACTAGCACAGTTCAACTTCAACAAGTTTTTCGATCTCACCCATTTCAACGTCAGTGGCAACAATTTCTCAGGGCCTATACCATCTGCCATTGGCAACCTCACCAAGCTCACAACCTTGGATTTGGGAAACAATACCTTGGAACGAGAAGTGCCTTCGGAAATGGGCAAGTTAACGGAGCTTCGGTTTCTAAGTCTCAACAACAACTATCTCAGTGGTACCATTCCCTATCAGCTGGACAATCTCAAAAAGGTACAATATTTGCTTCTTGGAGGTAACCACTTAGACACTCCTGACTGGTCTAAATTTTCAGGCTTTCCTTTGTTGAGCTACCTTGATCTTTATGGGAACAATTTAGATTCAGAGTTCCCAGAATTTATATCTGAATGTAGGAACTTGACCTTCCTGGATTTGTCTGGAAATCTTTTGACTGGCCAAATACCAAAATTGGTAGTTACCAACCTGGTCAAGCTTGAATCTCTCAATCTCACCGATAACCGATTCCAAGGGCCATTCCCATATAACTTTCCCAACATAAAGCACCTTTATTTGGAATCGAACAACTTTAGTGGTTCAATTCCTGAAGATTTTAGTTTGATATCTGGTCTTCAATTTATTAGCCTTTATAACAATTCCCTTGAAGGCAAAATCCCATCCTCTGTAGGCCAACTCAGGGAGCTTCAGCACCTAGACCTTGGATGGAATTCCTTGAACTCTTCAATCCCTTCTAAgcttggtctttgtaccaaccTAACTTATTTGTCCTTGGCTATGAATAAACTCAGTGGGAAAATTCCAGCAGAAATCGGCCTGTTGACAAAACTTGATCTCCTCCGGTTGGGCGGAAACAATTTCTCTGGATCAATTCCCTCAGAGATAGGAAACTTGAAAGTTTTGAGACAATTGAAACTTTGGGGAAACCAGCTCTCAGGGCCGATTCCTATGAAATTATGGAACCTCACAAATCTTCAGAAGCTTTCTTTAGGAAACAATAGCTTCAATGGGCATATTCCACCAGAAATTGGCCTCTTGACAAAACTTGATCTCCTCTGGTTGGGCGAAAACAATTTCTCTGGATCAATTCCCTCAGAGATAGGAAACCTGAAAGTTTTGAGAGAATTGACCCTTTGGGGAAACCAGCTCTCAGGGCCGATTCCTATGAAATTATGGAACCTCACAAATCTTCGATACATGGGCCTTTCCAAGAACAACCTCTCCGGCCCAATCCCCCCAGAGATTGGAAACATGAGTTCCTTGCTTCACTTTCAAGTCAGCGTAAACCAACTTGAAGGGGAGTTGCCAAAAACTATTTCTCACCTCAGAAACCTAGAGGGGTTTTCCGTTTTCACTAATAGATTTTGGGGGACCATTCCTAGTGATTTCGGGAAGTATAGTCCAAACTTGACATTTATTCAGTTGGCATGGAACAGCTTCTCTGGAGAATTGCCGCCCGAGTTGTGTATTGGATTTGCTTTGCAACAATTGATAGTGAACTCGAACAACTTCACAGGGCAATTGCCTGAGTGCTTGAGAAATTGTTCTGCATTAACTAGAGTCCGGCTTGAAGTAAACCAATTCACCGGAAACATCACCAATGCATTTGGTGTTCATCCCCATCTTGAAGTAATTTATCTTAGTCACAACAAGTTCGTTGGTCAACTCTCGCCACAATGGGGAGAATGCAAAAACATCACGGATATGCAAATGGATGGAAATAGAATTTCTGGTCAAATCCCACCTGAGCTTGGGCAGTTAAGACAATTGCATAAGCTAAACCTGGGCTCTAATGAATTCAGTGGGGAATTTCCAGTTGCCATTGGGAATCTAAGCTTGTTGTTCATTCTCAATCTCAGCAGGAACTACTTGACAGGAGTTATCCCTCGGTTTCTTGGCAAATTGACATGGCTTGAGTTTCTTGATTTGTCTGATAATAAATTTACAGGGGTATTACCAGTCGACCCTGGAACGTTTGAGAGGTTAATAAGCTTGAACATAAGCCACAACAAATTATCTGGTGGAATACCAGAGGAGATTGGTAATCTACACCTGCAGTACTTGTTGGACCTAAGCAGCAATACATTCTCGGGATCACTACCACTAAACCTTGCCAAGCTTATAATGCTGGAGATTCTTAATGTCTCGCATAACCAACTCTTCGGGAATATCCCATCAATATTTTCCAGAATGGATAGTCTTATCGGCATTGATTTTTCTTACAACAACTTGACAGGTCCAATCCCAACTGGTggcattttccaaaaaaagCTTCCTAATAATGCTTTCATTGGAAATAGTGGTTTGTGTGGTGAAATAGAGGGACTAACTCCATGCACTTTGGGTCCCAAAAAGTCCAGCAAGAAAATTCTTGTTGGCGTCCTTGTTTCGATTTTTGGTTTATTGCTGATGGTGACCATATCTGCTGTAATCCTTAAGTTCTGCAAGAAATCAAAACCTGGAGAAATCGATCATCCTAAGATGTCTAAAAGTTTTGATACAAGTATTTGGGGAAGACATGGTAAACTTGCATTTTCAGAAATCATCACCGCCACCGAGAACTTTGATGAAAAGTACCTCATTGGAAGAGGAGGTTTTGGAAGTGTCTACAAGGCTGTGTTGGACAGAGGCAGAGTCGTTGCAGTTAAGAAATTGAATATGTCAGTAGAGTCTAGTGACGACATTCCAGAATCGAATCGCAAGAGTTTTGAGAATGAGATAAGAACCTTGACAGAAGTGAGGCACATAAATGTAATAAAACTATATGGTTTCTGTTCCTGGAACGGGTGCTTGTACTTGGTGTACGAATATGCAGAGAGAGGCAGTTTGAAAATGGTGTTGTATGGAGTGGAGGGCGAAGGAGAAGTACTTGGCTGGGGCACACGGGTGAATATTGTGCAAGGAATAGCTCATGCTATTTCTCACTTGCATAATAACTGCTCTCACCCAATCGTTCACCGCGACATAACTTTCAGCAACATATTACTAGATCGGGATTTCGTGCCACGCCTATCAGACTTTGGAACAGCAAGACTATTGAGCTCAAATTCCTCAAACTGGACTGCTGTAGCAGGGACTTATGGCTACATGGCTCCAG AGCTCGCATTCACAATGCAAGTGACAGATAAGTGTGATGTATACAGCTTTGGGGTGGTGGCATTAGAAATCATGATGGGAAGGCATCCAGGGGAGCTACTGACTTCTCTATCAGAGAATGGAGAATTGCTTTTGAAGGATTTGCTAGACCAACGACTTCATTCTCCTTCAAGTCAATTAGCAGTGCGAGTGGTTTCCTCAGTTACAATGGCCTTGGCCTGCGCCAGCACTAATCCAGAATCACGACCCACCATGCAATTTGTGGCAAAAGAACTATCATCAACAAGGATCTGGACTTGCCTTTCTGAGCCGTTGAGTACGGTAACCATCAATAAATTGGCAAGTTTTCATAACTAG